In Phlebotomus papatasi isolate M1 chromosome 1, Ppap_2.1, whole genome shotgun sequence, the following proteins share a genomic window:
- the LOC129800900 gene encoding endoplasmic reticulum mannosyl-oligosaccharide 1,2-alpha-mannosidase: MLKLNRDHISLLLPTSGQDSTGTSSRKSLRRTWNQLSRFQRNIIFTVILAFFIMSFVLYSGLGDGHTEKTGHAGNRREQREVERPVREEVGAIEVILRPPDDADEASEIEPERTHRAEMDNPPTMAPAKAPTEEGPKVFSGPRNERQIAVVKAFQHAWSNYRTFAWGHDNLKPISQTHHDWFGLGLTIVDALDTMYIMNLRQEFDEARQWVDTGLSFEVNRDVNLFEVTIRVLGGLLSAYHLSGDQMFLVKAADLGNRLLPCFESQSGIPYSDVNLATLRAHSPKWSPDSSTSEVTTIQLEFRDLSRSTGDDIYEAVAHKVNEKIHSLEKRHGLVPIFINANTGMFRTFSTISLGARADSYYEYLLKQWLQTGKKDDDFLVDDYRVAIEGVIGELVRETPNEHHVYIGELINGKEFKPKMDHLTCYLPGTLLLGYKHGMPESHLKLAKDLLETCFQTYMKQPTQLAPEITYFNLHGESEKDIYVKSNDAHNLLRPEFIESLYYFYVITGNKTYQDMGWTIFNAFERHTRVKNGYTSIGNVKNVLNTRPRDMMESFFLGETLKYFYLLFSDDRKEIDIDQYVFNSEAHPLPIRSH; the protein is encoded by the exons ATGCTTAAATTGAATAGGGATCATATCTCACTGCTGCTCCCCACGTCGGGACAGGATTCCACGGGGACATCAAGCAGAAAGAGCCTCCGCAGG ACGTGGAACCAACTGTCTCGTTTCCAGCGCAACATAATATTCACTGTTATCCTGGCATTCTTCATCATGAGCTTCGTGTTGTATTCGGGGCTGGGTGATGGGCATACAGAGAAAACAGGGCATGCGGGGAATCGAAGGGAGCAGCGTGAGGTTGAGAGGCCAGTTAGGGAAGAAGTTGGTGCCATTGAGGTGATCCTGCGGCCGCCGGATGACGCAGACGAGGCGTCTGAAATTGAGCCTGAACGGACACATCGAGCAGAGATGGACAACCCACCGACAATGGCGCCCGCAAAAGCGCCCACCGAAGAGGGCCCAAAGGTCTTTTCCGGACCCAGAAATGAACGCCAAATTGCCGTTGTGAAGGCCTTCCAGCACGCCTGGTCCAATTATCGGACTTTTGCATGGGGTCATGACAACCTCAAACCCATCTCGCAAACTCATCATGACTGGTTTGGCCTTGGTCTGACCATTGTGGACGCCCTCGACACGATGTACATCATGAATTTGCGCCAGGAGTTCGACGAAGCGCGACAATGGGTGGACACTGGGCTGTCGTTTGAAGTGAATCGAGATGTAAATCTCTTTGAGGTGACCATCCGGGTTCTGGGAGGCCTGCTGAGTGCCTATCATCTCAGCGGGGATCAAATGTTTCTGGTCAAAGCAGCAGATTTAGGCAATCGCCTTCTGCCCTGCTTCGAATCCCAATCAGGCATTCCCTATTCAGATGTCAATCTGGCCACGCTGAGAGCTCATTCGCCCAAATGGTCACCTGACAGCTCCACCAGCGAAGTCACCACCATCCAATTGGAATTTAGGGACCTCTCCAGGAGCACTGGGGATGACATCTACGAGGCAGTGGCTCACAAAGTCAACGAAAAAATTCACAGCTTGGAAAAGAGACACGGACTCGTGCCGATTTTTATCAATGCCAACACAGGGATGTTCAG AACGTTCTCAACAATATCTTTGGGCGCCAGAGCAGATTCCTACTACGAATACTTATTGAAGCAATGGCTTCAGACTGGCAAGAAGGATGATGATTTCCTTGTTGACGACTATCGTGTGGCTATTGAGGGAGTAATTGGGGAATTGGTGAGAGAGACGCCAAATGAGCATCATGTCTATATTGGAGAGTTGATCAATGGGAAAGAGTTTAAGCCAAAAATGGATCATTTGACATGCTATTTGCCGGGAACTCTGCTCTTGGGCTACAAACATGGAATGCCTGAGAGTCATTTGAAGCTGGCAAAAGATTTGCTCGAGACTTGCTTCCAGACATACATGAAGCAACCAACTCAATTGGCTCCCGAAATCACCTATTTCAATCTTCATGGGGAAAGTGAAAAGGATATTTATGTGAAGAGCAATGATGCTCACAATCTGCTGAGGCCAGAATTTATTGAGAGTCTGTACTACTTTTACGTGATTACGGGAAATAAGACGTATCAGGATATGGGATGGACAATTTTCAATGCTTTCGAGAGGCATACGAGGGTGAAGAATGGATACACGTCAATTGGCAACGTGAAGAATGTCCTCAACACACGACCAAGGGACATGATGGAGAGCTTCTTTCTCGGTGAGACACTCAAATACTTTTATCTTCTCTTCAGTGACGATCGCAAAGAAATCGACATAGATCAGTATGTTTTTAATTCAGAAGCACATCCACTTCCCATTCGGAGTCACTGA
- the LOC129801340 gene encoding uncharacterized protein LOC129801340 — protein MAQKTPVSVLQECCARNNINFPIYEEVPSGLEKLFTIRVQAFGEMAEGTGRSKQDAKHLAAANLLKIVEKDMENPGDFSKLETNNRSEIDYVGTLLDICVKRNLPVASFNLIDSHGPSHAPSFTYECTVSQLKKKGTHSSKKGAKQVAAKAMLDLVQEMYPDDQKILVPVDVAMEAEETRTSSLFKSYREWKNSDSKYIPGVKLADRHNFFVNLQPEKYEKALAVLDVAETDKEKAHLLADALGFPLEVFRVFGEDCELTVLELECDFETVHVGTEEHVYRDFLSYMKIMLNMNPLRQ, from the exons atggctCAGAAAACTCCAGTAAGTGTGCTACAGGAGTGTTGTGCCAGAAACAACATCAATTTCCCCATCTATGAAGAGGTTCCCAGTGGTCTCGAAAAACTCTTCACCATTCGCGTCCAG GCCTTTGGAGAAATGGCTGAAGGAACAGGACGATCAAAGCAAGATGCTAAACATCTAGCTGCGGCAAATTTGCTGAAGATTGTGGAGAAAGATATGGAAAACCCGGGAGATTTTTCTAAATTGGAAACGAATAATCGGTCAGAAATTGACTATGTAGGTACTCTCCTGGATATATGCGTCAAGAGAAATCTGCCTGTGGCCAGTTTTAATTTGATCGACTCTCACGGACCCTCCCATGCGCCATCTTTCACATACGAATGCACAGTTTCTCAGCTCAAGAAAAAAGGCACACATTCCTCCAAGAAGGGTGCTAAGCAAGTGGCAGCCAAGGCTATGCTTGATCTGGTGCAGGAAATGTATCCGGATGACCAAAAAATCCTAGTACCTGTGGATGTGGCAATGGAGGCTGAAGAGACACGCACAAGTAGCCTGTTCAAGAGCTACCGCGAATGGAAGAATTCGGATTCCAAGTATATTCCGGGCGTTAAATTGGCTGATCGACACAATTTCTTTGTAAATCTCCAACCTGAGAAGTACGAAAAAGCTCTGGCTGTCCTGGATGTCGCAGAGACAGATAAAGAGAAGGCACACTTGCTGGCGGATGCCCTGGGTTTCCCTCTGGAGGTATTTCGTGTTTTTGGAGAGGATTGTGAGCTGACTGTCCTGGAGCTCGAATGCGATTTTGAGACTGTCCATGTTGGCACTGAGGAACATGTCTACCGTGATTTTCTGTCCTACATGAAAATTATGCTGAATATGAATCCCCTTCGTCAATAA
- the LOC129804707 gene encoding gustatory receptor for sugar taste 64f-like — protein sequence MRPVFAVARVFSLLPVQGVFGDSLMDVKFTWINLSIFYTIFVIAIVGFMTIIACLKFLQDALSFSNIVSVFFYVYNFCGIILFVGIARKWPELMVHWHTVEKCLPQTEHLCSKRSLRTNLRRLVALVLVTAALEHGLSIAAGADKAYRCAKSHNSYLELYFRDSMPHLFIHIPYHPLLGSFGYIINFYCTFVWNFMDLFIISVSVALTTRFKQVNAKIEQARGRIMSEIFWITQRTHYQQISNLVREVDSVITGLIFLSYLNNLYFVCVQLLHSLNEMANYLQAIYFWFSLIFLIARTFGVSLYSSKIHDESKKPAQVIRSIPTTGINKEIERFLEEVTNETVALTGKNFFRLTRKLILKITGTIVTYELVLIQVSPGGEVTTDQAGNLNLCS from the exons ATGCGTCCAGTTTTCGCAGTTGCTCGAGTCTTTTCTCTCCTCCCTGTCCAAGGTGTATTCGGAGATTCTCTGATGGATGTGAAATTCACATGGATCAATTTGAGTATCTTCTACACAATCTTTGTGATAGCTATTGTGGGATTCATGACAATTATTGCATGTCTGAAGTTCCTGCAGGATGCTCTGAGCTTCAGCAATATTGTCTCGGTCTTCTTCTATGTGTATAATTTTTGTGGGATAATTCTGTTTGTAGGCATTGCCAGAAAATGGCCAGAACTCATGGTACATTGGCATACAGTTGAGAAATGCCTTCCACAGACTGAGCATCTCTGCTCAAAGAGATCCCTGCGAACGAATCTTCGGCGTCTGGTGGCTCTTGTCCTCGTCACTGCTGCCCTCGAGCACGGATTGTCCATAGCAGCTGGAGCAGACAAAGCCTACAGATGCGCCAAATCCCACAATTCCTATCTTGAACTCTATTTTCGCGATTCCATGCCGCATCTCTTTATACATATTCCCTACCATCCACTCCTGGGATCCTTTGGCTACATCATAAACTTTTACTGCACTTTTGTGTGGAATTTTATGGACCTCTTCATTATCTCTGTGAGCGTGGCCCTCACCACGAGATTCAAGCAGGTCAATGCAAAAATTGAGCAGGCTCGTGGGAGAATTATGAGCGAAATCTTCTGGATTACTCAGAGGACTCACTACCAGCAAATTTCTAATCTCGTCCGCGAAGTAGACAGCGTTATCACAGGGCTGATTTTTCTGTCCTACCTCAACAATCTCTACTTTGTCTGTGTCCAATTGCTCCACAGTCTCAA TGAAATGGCAAATTATCTCCAAGCTATCTACTTCTGGTTCTCCCTCATTTTCCTAATTGCACGGACATTTGGGGTATCTCTGTACTCCTCAAAGATCCATGATGAATCCAAGAAACCAGCACAGGTCATCAGATCGATTCCCACCACGGGAATTAACAAAGAAATCGAGAGATTTCTCGAAGAGGTCACCAATGAAACAGTAGCTCTCACGGGGAAAAATTTTTTCCGCCTAACCAGGAAGCTCATCCTAAAG ATCACTGGAACAATTGTAACTTACGAATTGGTGCTGATTCAAGTGAGTCCTGGTGGAGAAGTGACAACAGACCAAGCAGGAAATCTCAATCTTTGTTCTTAG
- the LOC129801294 gene encoding mitochondrial glutamate carrier 1-like has product MSSGNQQPAPAPAPPKKEFALVPKIVNGGIAGIIGVSCVFPLDLVKTRLQNQQVGPNGERMYKSMFDCFKKTYKAEGYFGMYRGSGVNILLITPEKAIKLAANDFFRYYLTSKTGQLSMARQMAAGGLAGLCQIIITTPMELLKIQMQDAGRVAAQAKLAGKAVPKTSATQLALGLLKEKGVMGLYKGIGATMLRDVSFSIVYFPLFATLNDLGPRKSDGSGEAVFWCSFLSGCAAGSMAALVVNPFDVIKTRLQALKKAEGEVAFNGISDAIFKTFRNEGITAFFKGGLCRMIVIAPLFGIAQMVYFLGVAEAMMGIKRSQ; this is encoded by the exons ATGTCGTCCGGAAACCAACAGCCTGCTCCGGCTCCCGCTCCGCCAAAGAAGGAATTCGC GCTCGTTCCAAAGATTGTAAATGGCGGTATTGCTGGAATTATTGGGGTTTCATGCGTCTTTCCCCTGGATTTGGTGAAAACACGTCTACAGAATCAACAGGTGGGCCCAAATGGGGAGCGTATGTACAAATCAAT GTTTGATTGCTTCAAGAAGACATACAAAGCGGAGGGTTATTTTGGAATGTACAGAGGCAGTGGTGTCAATATATTGCTCATCACTCCCGAGAAGGCCATTAAATTGGCTGCTAATGATTTCTTCCGCTACTACCTCACTTCAAAGACCGGCCAGCTGTCAATGGCGCGTCAGATGGCGGCAGGTGGTCTGGCAGGTTTGTGTCAGATCATCATCACGACTCCCATGGAGTTGCTGAAGATTCAGATGCAGGATGCCGGTAGAGTGGCAGCTCAGGCAAAATTGGCGGGAAAAGCAGTACCCAAGACATCGGCTACTCAGCTGGCACTGGGTTTGCTGAAGGAGAAGGGTGTTATGGGGCTATACAAGGGTATTGGGGCGACAATGCTGAGAGATGTATCCTTCTCCATTGTCTACTTCCCGCTATTTGCCACGTTGAATGATTTGGGTCCCAGGAAGTCAGATGGTTCTGGCGAGGCTGTGTTCTGGTGCTCGTTCCTGTCGGGCTGTGCTGCAGGTTCAATGGCTGCGCTCGTGGTGAACCCTTTCGATGTGATTAAGACGAGACTTCAGGCTCTCAAGAAAGCCGAGGGAGAGGTGGCATTTAATGGCATTAGCGATGCAATATT TAAAACCTTCAGGAATGAAGGTATCACGGCATTTTTCAAGGGTGGCCTGTGCCGAATGATTGTAATTGCGCCACTCTTTGGCATTGCACAGATGGTGTATTTCCTGGGAGTGGCTGAAGCCATGATGGGCATCAAGAGATCCCAGTAA